CGGCCTGGCGGATGCGGGAGGCGGAAATGCCTCCGTCAAAAACATTCCAATTCAAGGATAGTGATGCGCTCCAGGAATCGTGCTCCATCCAATCAGAGTTGCCCTTGAACTGGCGGGAATCTGAATAGCCATAATTATAAGAACCGGAAAGGTACGGGAGTTTATCCAGCCAGGCAGACCAAAGCCCGGCTTTTTTGCTTTTTTGGTTCTTACTGGCCAGACGATAGGCCGGGTTCTGTTCCAGTTCGGAGGCAGTGACGCTGTCGCTGACCGCTTTCATAAGACCGGTGTCGGGAAAGACCAGGCTGGGGTTGATGGCTGCTTCACCTGAAAGCCCCAGCAGACCGGCCAATGACTGCTTGGCGGTCAACAGATTGCTCTCGGCCGAAAGCAGGTCCACCCGGTTCTGGGTCAGCCGGACCTGGATCTTAAGCATGTCGGCCCGGCTCAGCGAGCCGAGCTGGTACATGGCTTCGGCCCGTTTGGCCTGCTCCTGGCTTTGGTTGACCGATGACCGGGCCACCTCCACCGCCTTCTCCAGTTTGGCCAGCCCGTAGAACGCTTCCTTCACCCGGTAAGCCAGCGAAGCCACCGCCAACTGGTAGGCCGCCCCGGCCGACTGCCGGGCCAGCGCCGTGCCGGTGATCCCGGCCCAGCCGGACAGGTTAACCAGGCTCATCCCCACGCTTAGCCCGGTGCTGTAGGTGTCATAATGTCCGTTCTGGTCTATGGTGGCCGGCCCCCTCTGGGAATAGCTGGAACTTCCGGACAGATGGGGAAGTATCGTTCCCACCGAACCCTGCAGCGAGGCTCCGGCCAGGCTCAGGTTGGCCTGGGCCTTTTTAAGCTCCGGGCTCTGCTTTAAAGCGATGGAAACGCATTGCTCCACGGTCAGGGAATCTGCGGCTTGGGCCAGGCCAGCCCAGGCCAGGCAGAGTGCTAGAGAAGATAGGTAGAATTTCCTCATTTTGTTCTATTTTTATCCATTTTAGTGATTATAGGTTTTATCTTAAAACTGGAAATACTATAATATTACGCAAAATAGCCGGTAAAAGTTTCCTATTTGTTGCTTATACCGTGCAAATAGGTGTCCATGATTTGGTTCACCAAATAATCCTTCTTTTTTCCGGGGAATTCCATGACCGCCACTTTTACCATAAAGCCCAGCTGAACCGCCATGAACCGGGGATCGCCTCTTTTGAATGATTTCTGCCTTATGCCGTCGGCTATCACCCCTGCCACCAGGCTGTCGATCTTGGCATTGTTTCTTTTAAAGTGGGCGTGCCTGGTTTTTATCTTGCTTCCTTCTATCTCGTGCAACAGTATCATCAAGGAGCGGTTGGTTATCAACAGACCTGCCATATCCGACATCATCTTTCTCAGCTTTTGCTCGGGAGCAGCTT
The DNA window shown above is from bacterium and carries:
- a CDS encoding TolC family protein; the protein is MRKFYLSSLALCLAWAGLAQAADSLTVEQCVSIALKQSPELKKAQANLSLAGASLQGSVGTILPHLSGSSSYSQRGPATIDQNGHYDTYSTGLSVGMSLVNLSGWAGITGTALARQSAGAAYQLAVASLAYRVKEAFYGLAKLEKAVEVARSSVNQSQEQAKRAEAMYQLGSLSRADMLKIQVRLTQNRVDLLSAESNLLTAKQSLAGLLGLSGEAAINPSLVFPDTGLMKAVSDSVTASELEQNPAYRLASKNQKSKKAGLWSAWLDKLPYLSGSYNYGYSDSRQFKGNSDWMEHDSWSASLSLNWNVFDGGISASRIRQAAAQLKIADADLFSSRQAVYSELKLAKLSLAMSREAIGLVTDLLQQASEDYKLTTEKYRLGSASVLDLLSSQLTYNQAQQQAASTVCDYYLSQARLDKALGKW
- a CDS encoding TetR/AcrR family transcriptional regulator; amino-acid sequence: MRTVTDLKRQEILKAAATVFAKRGFQKTLMEDIAGQAGIGKGTIYRYFNSKDDLYFSILDQAVEDLLTCLSLDLESKAAPEQKLRKMMSDMAGLLITNRSLMILLHEIEGSKIKTRHAHFKRNNAKIDSLVAGVIADGIRQKSFKRGDPRFMAVQLGFMVKVAVMEFPGKKKDYLVNQIMDTYLHGISNK